The Oncorhynchus tshawytscha isolate Ot180627B linkage group LG02, Otsh_v2.0, whole genome shotgun sequence genome contains the following window.
CtgtattctatcattccatactTGTCCAGAAGGGGGCTGTCTGCCAGTGCTGGTTGTCGTGGGTGAAGCAGGTGAGACCAGGCATGCTGCAGGTGTCGTTGTTGCGGAGCCTCTTGAGCAGTTTACGGAGCTTCTTCCTGCGTTTCTGCTCCTTCATCAGCCACTGCTTCTTCTGCTTAGAGGGCATTTTGCTGAGGACATACCACGAGAGGACAGATACTGGTTTGTGGggaggtttctctctctcgcattctttctttctctctctcacacacacacaaacactctctctctctctcacacacacacacacacacacacacacacacacacacacacacacacacacacacacacacacacacacacacacacacacacacacacacacacacacacacacacacacacacacacacacacacacacacactctctctcacatgaATTACCTGAGTGAGTAAATGCGACCTGCATTGAGTCTGAACATCCCTTTGTTTTTGGATAGGTAACTGGGAGTGTTACACTGGCACTCTTCAGGCCGAACCTTCTTCAGGTGACCCTTGACCTCACGCAGATTCTTTATTTTCGTCTGCAAggtttcaatctacacacacacatacaatatagTTAACCCCCGAAATGACAGGAAAGGCTACAGAATAGGCCAGATAGGGGATCAACTAGAGCAGTACCTCATGCTCAATGTGGAGCTTATGGTCTTTCCAGGCCTGGAGGGATTTGTAGAGTCCTCCATCACACCTGACTGTGTCATTCATCAGGATGGAGCACCTGTGGGGTAAACACACACCAGCTATCCGCATCTTCACCTGACAACTGCATTTACCACAGTTAGCACTTCCTTACAGAACCCTCTCTTACAGCACCCTCTCTTTCAACCCCCTGTCTTACATCACCCTCTCTTACAGCACCTTATATTTCAACACCCTCTCTTTCAACACCCTATCTTTCAACACCCTCTCATACAGCACCCTCTCTTTCAACACCCCGTCTTACAGCACCCTCTCTTTCAACACCTGATAATGAATTACTGTAGGGCTACTGTACATAAAGATGAATTACGTATATTACTACTACTCAAAACCCACAAATACtaaaactccacacacacacacacacacacacacacacacacacacacacacacacacacacacacacacacacacacacacacacacatacacatatatatatatatatatacagacacacacacacacacacccatgcacaccTGTAGGTGACTTTAAGAGCGGCAGTTGGTGTAAGGCTCTTGTTGGCTGGGGGTCTGGCTGTGACTCCCATGCCACTGAACTCCTCATCATTGTCCTCCAGCAGgcccgctcctctcctcctctccccaggccAGCTGGTGTTCCTGAGGCCCATGGGCCTGTAGCCCTCAACCAGGTCCACAGCATACATGTCTCCATCCAGCTCAAATGGAACGGACCGGGCCCAACGGTTCTTAGTCAGACTCTTACCGGACTTTACCTCTGATGGGGTTAGAAGAGTTATTAGTTACAATGTTATTATTACAAAGGTAATGCAATGTCAATGACCCAAGAGAGGGTGCTAAAGTACAAAGCATTTTTCACTGTTTTCAAATGACGGACACTTGAAACTTAAATTGAATCGTGTTTCGTTGTATTTATTAGTGTTCATTTGTATAATCTGCCACTGGGTGGCAGCAAAGACTTGTCCTACTATTATTTGCAAGCACAATTTAGAAGGCATTGGTGTGGCAAATACATAAGCCACTGAAAGGACTACTCACTCTTCTTGGTGAGCAGTCTCTTCCTCTTCAAGGGTGAATGTTTGGGGCCTAGGGGGCCACAGTCACAGCTGTCTCCAGCATCGGAGACACGTCCAACCCACTGCTGGGACCCGCTGCTGGCCATCAGAGCCTGCATACGTGAGGCATAGAGACTTGCCATGCCCTTACACTTATACAGACTCAGCTTACCAGAAGGGTCCTCCACACACTGCCACTTCTTCACATGccgagagaggagaaggggggagagattTAGCTACATTTCTGCtaatgtataagtgtgtgtgtgtgtgtgtgtgtgtgtgtgtgtgtgtgtgtgtgtgtgtgtgtgtgtgtgtgtgtgtgtgtgtgtgtgtgtgtgtgtgtgtgtgcctgtgtatttGGGTATTGTACAGAACTTTTACCTGTCCTGGCTGTTCACAGGAGCTCTGGTACTGTGCTCTCTGACACAGGTCTTTGACCCGCTGGTACTTTGGCAGGAAGTTCTCCTCCTGGGCCAAGTCCTTCCCATCAGACCTCTTGTGGAGCAGCTTCCTGTGTAAACAGGATAGAACCAGATGAGAGAAATAGAACATTGAccaaacatactgtacatcaaaCTTTGATCACTTGGCTGTGGACAATTATAAAGTAATTCTGAAATgttggtgaactatccctttaattgcTCTTGATTCATGACTGGATTATGAATGAAACATACTGACCCTCTCTCTACCAGGAAGGAGTCCCTCCACATCTTACCCTTCTTGTTCACCTGGAACCTGCAACAAGAGCAAGAAAGGTCAAGTGATCCTGAAGCATCCATTGTGTTGAGTCCAAAACATGCAAATAAAGTTGTGACTTTCTCTACCTGTTGACAGGTTTGTCTGTGTCCAGGAGTTTGAGGATGGATTTGCCGTCCATGTCAGAGGGAACGTCCACTCCGGCCATGTCCAACAGTGTGGGAGCCAGGTCAATGTTCAGCACCACATGAGGGTTACTGCAGAAGGACACAGgaacaggtggaggagagagatgagtgcTGCAAAAGAGAtccagtagcagtaacagtgagATAAGAGCCAAAGCTAACCGTTTCCATTCATAAAAAGGTACTGTAGAAGTCTTCAAAGTTGCACTCACATGGCTCCTGCCTCCACGTTGGGGCCTCGTATGAAGAAGGGCACCCGGATGTCAAACTCATATGGCATGGACTTGCCTTTGACCAGGCCGAACTGACCAATATGGTAGCCGTGGTCTGATGTGTAGATAATGTAGGTGTTGTCCAACTCACCTGTCTCCACTAGCATGTTGTACACCTGAGGACGAGGACACAGTAAGACATGTAGTCGGGTAGATTTAGCCAGTCTGTTCCTCCTTttccacactgtctgtctctctttctgtctgaccCACCTTgtccacactgtctgtctctctttctgtctgaccCACCTTGTCCACACTGTCGTCCACAGACAGCAGGGTCTGCATCCTCCGGCGCTGCAGCATGTTCGTGAACTGCATGTGGACAGGTTTCATGGGGCCTGTGTAGCGCAGGATCCAATGTTTGTCTGGGTTAGGAGCGTAGTTATAGCT
Protein-coding sequences here:
- the LOC112219659 gene encoding extracellular sulfatase Sulf-2-like, with product MAGWGLLLLLLWVVSLAQGLSLFSGQRHRNRLQRDRQARNNVRPNIIIILTDDQDIELGSMQAMNKTRRIMEQGGTHFSNAFSTTPMCCPSRSSILTGKYVHNHHTFTNNENCSSPSWQAHHEPHTFAVHLNNSGYRTALFGKYLNEYNGSYVPPGWREWVALVKNSRFYNYTLCRNSVREKHGSQYPKDYLTDIITNDSINYFRSSKRMYPHRPVMMVLSHAAPHGPEDSAPQYSTAFQNASQHITPSYNYAPNPDKHWILRYTGPMKPVHMQFTNMLQRRRMQTLLSVDDSVDKVYNMLVETGELDNTYIIYTSDHGYHIGQFGLVKGKSMPYEFDIRVPFFIRGPNVEAGAINPHVVLNIDLAPTLLDMAGVDVPSDMDGKSILKLLDTDKPVNRFQVNKKGKMWRDSFLVERGKLLHKRSDGKDLAQEENFLPKYQRVKDLCQRAQYQSSCEQPGQKWQCVEDPSGKLSLYKCKGMASLYASRMQALMASSGSQQWVGRVSDAGDSCDCGPLGPKHSPLKRKRLLTKKKVKSGKSLTKNRWARSVPFELDGDMYAVDLVEGYRPMGLRNTSWPGERRRGAGLLEDNDEEFSGMGVTARPPANKSLTPTAALKVTYRCSILMNDTVRCDGGLYKSLQAWKDHKLHIEHEIETLQTKIKNLREVKGHLKKVRPEECQCNTPSYLSKNKGMFRLNAGRIYSLSKMPSKQKKQWLMKEQKRRKKLRKLLKRLRNNDTCSMPGLTCFTHDNQHWQTAPFWTMGPFCACTSANNNTYWCLRTINDTHNFIFCEFATGFIEYFDLNNDPYQLINGVSTLDRTALNQMHQQLMELRSCKGHKQCNPETGSKDRNSFSEYRPVQRRKKPKVKKPSSKSLGQIWEGWVG